The following proteins are co-located in the Mus caroli chromosome 7, CAROLI_EIJ_v1.1, whole genome shotgun sequence genome:
- the Eri2 gene encoding ERI1 exoribonuclease 2 isoform X2, which yields MIRDGCLMKITRSLNKVLTKKNPKILARNLGTDQVEEAATCNISIQGPSIYQKEPQSTVNAKENAQMNSVCVNSCIKGQLQPKSNVKADLYNIKHSFPLFTTKSSTSVDQLHSPTLNPPLYMQKPSKSDQLALNDSSKSSTLNSNLVLVSTTIPSVNHVSDVEMGHTFDCLPMLAEWEDVVLLPASQAEPDTDCKPPVSDTNVSTSFNSAERSLVPEEPETLSYENFEDLQETPQNSETSKSIVYKSPHSTVYNVKGAKHPGSDASAFKLPESKPFPFTSVHASAAHRSVLRKDPLLSGGTKRNSLSPPASPRAKRQTFTIHEEKPTSSICSPVTTSCRVSPSVLTSTVNLQEPWKTGKMTPPLCKCGRRSKRLIVSNNGPNHGKAFYCCPVGKYQQDRKCCGYFKWEQTLQKERTNGKALSHSSEGLTFSSPETSYIHDRNLGFPIKNSLRLRPSMRH from the exons ATGATCAGAGATGGTTGCTTAATGAAAATTACCAGGTCCTTGAACAAG GTTCTCACTAAGAAGAATCCCAAGATTTTGGCCAGAAATTTGGGTACAGATCAAGTTGAAGAAGCAGCTACTTGCAACATTAGTATCCAGGGTCCCAGCATATATCAAAAGGAGCCCCAAAGTACAGTAAATGCAAAGGAAAATGCCCAAATGAATTCAGTTTGTGTGAATTCCTGTATAAAGGGCCAATTGCAACCAAAAAGCAACGTGAAAGCAGATCTTTACAATATCAAACATAGCTTTCCTCTTTTCACTACCAAGTCGTCGACATCTGTGGACCAACtgcattctcccaccttgaatcCACCTCTTTATATGCAAAAGCCAAGTAAAAGTGATCAGCTTGCATTGAATGACAGCTCAAAGTCCTCAACCCTTAACTCCAACTTAGTGCTTGTATCTACAACCATTCCGTCTGTTAATCACGTTTCTGATGTAGAAATGGGTCATACTTTTGACTGTTTACCAATGTTGGCTGAGTGGGAAGATGTAGTTTTACTGCCAGCATCTCAGGCTGAGCCAGACACAGACTGTAAGCCTCCTGTTAGTGACACAAATGTCAGTACTTCATTTAATTCTGCAGAGAGATCACTTGTTCCAGAAGAACCAGAAACCCTTAGTTATGAAAACTTTGAAGACCTTCAGGAAACTCCTCAAAACTCTGAGACATCTAAGTCTATTGTGTATAAGAGTCCTCACAGTACAGTCTATAATGTAAAAGGAGCCAAACACCCAGGTTCCGATGCCTCTGCTTTTAAGTTACCTGAAAGCAAACCATTTCCTTTCACCAGTGTTCATGCCAGTGCAGCACATCGTTCAGTTCTGAGGAAAGATCCTCTCCTTTCAGGTGGTACTAAAAGGAATTCACTTAGTCCCCCAGCTTCCCCGAGAGCCAAAAGGCAGACCTTCACTATTCATGAAGAAAAGCCTACATCATCTATTTGCTCCCCAGTAACAACTTCTTGTAGAGTTTCTCCCTCTGTACTAACATCTACAGTTAATCTACAAGAGCCTTGGAAGACTGGAAAAATGACACCGCCTCTATGCAAGTGCGGCAGAAGATCTAAGCGGCTTATTGTTTCTAATAATGGGCCAAACCACGGAAAAGCCTTCTATTGTTGCCCTGTTGGGAAATACCAACAAGATAGAAAATGCTGTGGTTATTTTAAATGGGAACAAACACTTCAAAAAGAAAGGACCAATGGCAAAGCTCTGTCTCATTCCTCAGAAGGGCTAACTTTCAGCTCTCCAGAAACAAGCTATATTCATGACAGAAATTTAGGTTTTCCTATTAAAAATTCTTTACGACTCAGACCTTCAATGAGACATTGA
- the Acsm3 gene encoding acyl-coenzyme A synthetase ACSM3, mitochondrial isoform X2: MVMLLRARCFHRLAISDPMRVLYKDYRTAAPQNFSNYDSMKQDFKIEIPEYFNFAKDVLDQWTNMEKAGKRLSNPAFWWIDGNGEELRWSFEELGLLSRKFANILTEACSLQRGDRVMVILPKVPEWWLANVACLRTGTVLIPGTTQLTQKDILYRLQSSKAKCIITDDTLAPAVDAVAAKCENLHSKLIVSQHSREGWGNLKEMMKYASDSHTCVDTKHDEMMAIYFTSGTTGPPKMIGHTHSSFGLGLSVNGRFWLDLIASDVMWNTSDTGWAKSAWSSVFSPWTQGACVFAHYLPRFESTSILQTLSKFPITVFCSAPTAYRMLVQNDMSSYKFNSLKHCVSAGEPINPEVMEQWRKKTGLDIYEGYGQTETVLICGNFKGMKIKPGSMGKPSPAFDVKILDENGATLPPGQEGDIAVQVLPERPFGLFTHYVDNPSKTASTLRGNFYITGDRGYMDEDGYFWFVARSDDIILSSGYRIGPFEVESALIEHPSIAESAVVSSPDPIRGEVVKAFIVLNPDYKSHDHEQLRKEIQEHVKKTTAPYKYPRKVEFIEELPKTVSGKVKRNELRKKEWITT, encoded by the exons ATGGTGATGTTACTCCGTGCTAGGTGTTTTCACCGCCTAGCAATTTCTGATCCTATGAGAGTCTTGTATAAAGATTACAGAACAGCGGCCCCTCAGAACTTTTCCAACTATGATTCCATGAAACAAGACTTCAAAATAGAGATTCCAGAGTATTTCAATTTTGCAAAAGATGTCCTGGACCAATGGACCAATATGGAAAAG gCTGGAAAGAGACTTTCCAATCCAGCCTTTTGGTGGatagatggaaatggagaagagctgagATGGAGTTTTGAAGAACTTGGGTTGTTATCCAGGAAATTTGCCAACATACTCACAGAAGCCTGCTCCCTGCAAAGAGGAGACAGAGTAATGGTGATACTGCCCAAGGTCCCAGAGTGGTGGCTTGCGAATGTGGCCTGTCTGCGAACAG GGACAGTTTTAATTCCAGGAACCACTCAGCTGACCCAGAAAGACATCCTCTATAGACTACAATCTTCAAAAGCTAAGTGCATTATTACTGATGATACTTTGGCCCCAGCAGTAGATGCCGTGGCAGCTAAATGTGAAAATCTCCACTCCAAATTAATTgtatctcagcactccagagaaGGCTGGGGGAACCTCAAGGAGATGATGAA ATATGCCAGTGACAGCCACACCTGTGTGGACACAAAACACGACGAGATGATGGCCATCTACTTCACCAGTGGGACAACTGGGCCTCCTAAGATGATTGGACACACCCACAGCAGCTTTGGTTTAGGATTGTCTGTCAATGGAAG GTTCTGGCTGGATTTGATAGCCTCCGATGTGATGTGGAATACTTCAGATACAGGCTGGGCAAAGTCTGCTTGGAGTAGTGTTTTTTCTCCATGGACCCAAGGAGCATGTGTTTTTGCACACTATTTGCCCCGTTTTGAATCAACTTCCATCTTGCAA ACCCTCTCCAAGTTCCCCATCACTGTCTTCTGTTCTGCACCAACTGCCTACCGGATGCTTGTGCAGAATGACATGAGCAG CTATAAGTTCAACAGTTTGAAGCACTGTGTCAGTGCTGGAGAACCCATTAACCCTGAAGTGATGGAACAATGGAGAAAGAAGACGGGCTTAGACATCTATGAAGGATATGGACAGACAGAAACG GTGCTGATCTGTGGAAATTTCAAGGGGATGAAAATTAAGCCCGGCTCAATGGGAAAGCCTTCTCCTGCTTTTGATGTGAAG ATTTTAGATGAAAATGGTGCCACTCTTCCTCCTGGACAAGAAGGGGATATTGCTGTTCAAGTTCTTCCTGAGCGACCATTTGGCCTTTTTACTCATTATGTA GATAATCCTTCTAAAACGGCTTCAACTCTACGAGGGAATTTCTACATTACTGGGGACAGAGGGTACATGGATGAAGATGGCTATTTCTGGTTTGTTGCAAGATCAGATGATATCATATTATCTTCTGG TTACCGAATTGGACCATTTGAGGTAGAAAGTGCCCTCATTGAACATCCTTCCATCGCAGAGTCGGCTGTTGTCAGCAGTCCAGACCCCATCAGAGGagag GTAGTAAAGGCTTTTATTGTCCTGAATCCTGATTACAAGTCCCATGATCACGAGCAACTGAGAAAAGAGATCCAGGAGCATGTGAAGAAGACTACAGCGCCTTACAAATACCCCAGAAAG GTAGAATTTATTGAAGAGCTGCCAAAGACTGTCAGTGGGAAGGTCAAAAGAAATGAACTGAGGAAAAAGGAATGGATAACAACTTGA
- the Acsm3 gene encoding acyl-coenzyme A synthetase ACSM3, mitochondrial isoform X1, giving the protein MVMLLRARCFHRLAISDPMRVLYKDYRTAAPQNFSNYDSMKQDFKIEIPEYFNFAKDVLDQWTNMEKAGKRLSNPAFWWIDGNGEELRWSFEELGLLSRKFANILTEACSLQRGDRVMVILPKVPEWWLANVACLRTGTVLIPGTTQLTQKDILYRLQSSKAKCIITDDTLAPAVDAVAAKCENLHSKLIVSQHSREGWGNLKEMMKYASDSHTCVDTKHDEMMAIYFTSGTTGPPKMIGHTHSSFGLGLSVNGRFWLDLIASDVMWNTSDTGWAKSAWSSVFSPWTQGACVFAHYLPRFESTSILQTLSKFPITVFCSAPTAYRMLVQNDMSRSYKFNSLKHCVSAGEPINPEVMEQWRKKTGLDIYEGYGQTETVLICGNFKGMKIKPGSMGKPSPAFDVKILDENGATLPPGQEGDIAVQVLPERPFGLFTHYVDNPSKTASTLRGNFYITGDRGYMDEDGYFWFVARSDDIILSSGYRIGPFEVESALIEHPSIAESAVVSSPDPIRGEVVKAFIVLNPDYKSHDHEQLRKEIQEHVKKTTAPYKYPRKVEFIEELPKTVSGKVKRNELRKKEWITT; this is encoded by the exons ATGGTGATGTTACTCCGTGCTAGGTGTTTTCACCGCCTAGCAATTTCTGATCCTATGAGAGTCTTGTATAAAGATTACAGAACAGCGGCCCCTCAGAACTTTTCCAACTATGATTCCATGAAACAAGACTTCAAAATAGAGATTCCAGAGTATTTCAATTTTGCAAAAGATGTCCTGGACCAATGGACCAATATGGAAAAG gCTGGAAAGAGACTTTCCAATCCAGCCTTTTGGTGGatagatggaaatggagaagagctgagATGGAGTTTTGAAGAACTTGGGTTGTTATCCAGGAAATTTGCCAACATACTCACAGAAGCCTGCTCCCTGCAAAGAGGAGACAGAGTAATGGTGATACTGCCCAAGGTCCCAGAGTGGTGGCTTGCGAATGTGGCCTGTCTGCGAACAG GGACAGTTTTAATTCCAGGAACCACTCAGCTGACCCAGAAAGACATCCTCTATAGACTACAATCTTCAAAAGCTAAGTGCATTATTACTGATGATACTTTGGCCCCAGCAGTAGATGCCGTGGCAGCTAAATGTGAAAATCTCCACTCCAAATTAATTgtatctcagcactccagagaaGGCTGGGGGAACCTCAAGGAGATGATGAA ATATGCCAGTGACAGCCACACCTGTGTGGACACAAAACACGACGAGATGATGGCCATCTACTTCACCAGTGGGACAACTGGGCCTCCTAAGATGATTGGACACACCCACAGCAGCTTTGGTTTAGGATTGTCTGTCAATGGAAG GTTCTGGCTGGATTTGATAGCCTCCGATGTGATGTGGAATACTTCAGATACAGGCTGGGCAAAGTCTGCTTGGAGTAGTGTTTTTTCTCCATGGACCCAAGGAGCATGTGTTTTTGCACACTATTTGCCCCGTTTTGAATCAACTTCCATCTTGCAA ACCCTCTCCAAGTTCCCCATCACTGTCTTCTGTTCTGCACCAACTGCCTACCGGATGCTTGTGCAGAATGACATGAGCAG AAGCTATAAGTTCAACAGTTTGAAGCACTGTGTCAGTGCTGGAGAACCCATTAACCCTGAAGTGATGGAACAATGGAGAAAGAAGACGGGCTTAGACATCTATGAAGGATATGGACAGACAGAAACG GTGCTGATCTGTGGAAATTTCAAGGGGATGAAAATTAAGCCCGGCTCAATGGGAAAGCCTTCTCCTGCTTTTGATGTGAAG ATTTTAGATGAAAATGGTGCCACTCTTCCTCCTGGACAAGAAGGGGATATTGCTGTTCAAGTTCTTCCTGAGCGACCATTTGGCCTTTTTACTCATTATGTA GATAATCCTTCTAAAACGGCTTCAACTCTACGAGGGAATTTCTACATTACTGGGGACAGAGGGTACATGGATGAAGATGGCTATTTCTGGTTTGTTGCAAGATCAGATGATATCATATTATCTTCTGG TTACCGAATTGGACCATTTGAGGTAGAAAGTGCCCTCATTGAACATCCTTCCATCGCAGAGTCGGCTGTTGTCAGCAGTCCAGACCCCATCAGAGGagag GTAGTAAAGGCTTTTATTGTCCTGAATCCTGATTACAAGTCCCATGATCACGAGCAACTGAGAAAAGAGATCCAGGAGCATGTGAAGAAGACTACAGCGCCTTACAAATACCCCAGAAAG GTAGAATTTATTGAAGAGCTGCCAAAGACTGTCAGTGGGAAGGTCAAAAGAAATGAACTGAGGAAAAAGGAATGGATAACAACTTGA